ACCCAGTCGCCGGCGAAGAACCGCAGCAGGTCGTCCTGCATCGACAGGAAAAAGCGGCTCGATCCGGGATCGCCCTGGCGGCCGGACCGTCCGCGAAGCTGGTTGTCGATCCGACGGGCCTCGTGGCGCTCGGTGCCCACCACGTGCAGGCCGCACGGCGGCTCGACGGCGCAGAACTTCTTGCCCAGTTCCGGGAACCGCGGGTCGAGCTTCGGCTTGAAGCAGTGCTCGCACTTGCCGTCGTATTCCGGGCAGTTGATGCAGCACTTGGTGGCGATCACGCCGGGCTCTTTGGGGCCCAGGTCGCCGATGCACGGCGGGTGCACCACGCCCTTTTCGAGCTTGATGTCGGTGCCGCGGCCGGCCATGTTGGTCGAGATGGTCACGTTGCCCTCGGCTTGGCGGCCGCCGTGCTTGGGAGCGTGGCGATGCCCGGCCTTGGCCACGATCTCCGCCTCGCGGGCCACCTGCTTGGCGTTGAGCACCTCGTGGTCGATCCCGTACTGCTTGGTCAGCATGTTCGAGAGTTTTTCGCTGTTCTCCACGCTCGTGGTGCCGACCAGCACCGGACGGCCGCCCGGCAGGTCCGCGGTCAACTCATAGAGCGCCTCGCGCAGCGGGTCGAGGCTGTCGTTGTCCCCTTTCGACCGGGCCTGGGCCTCTTCGATCCGCCGGATCGCCTCTTCGCACCTGTCCTTTGGCGGCAGATGCCCGGTCGTCCCCTGTTTGGCCAGCATCGCCTTGTACGCGGCTTTGAGGCCTTCGATCATGTCGTTGATGACGAACCAGTCGTTGGGAAATCCCTGCAGCGAGACCGCGCGGATCTCCTCGACGATGGCTTTATATTTCTCAGGCGTCGTGCGATAAATGCGGTCGTTGTGGTCCATCCGGTTCACCGGCCGGTTGGTCGGAATGCTGACCACGTCCAGGCCGTAGATCTTGATGAACTCCTCGACCTCGGTCATCGCCGTACCGGTCATGCCGGCCAGCTTGCAGTACAGCTTGAAGTAGTTCTGGATGGTGATCGTCGCGAGCGTCTGGGTCTCCTCCTTGACCCGCACCCCTTCCTTGGCCTCGACCGCCTGGTGCAAGCCGTCGGACCACTGCCGCCCGTGCATCAGACGCCCGGTGAACTCATCGACGATGATCACCTCGCCGTTCTGAACGACGTATTCCTTTTCCCTCTCGTAGACCACGTGGGCCCGCAGGGCGTTCTCGATCAGGTGCGGCCACTCCATGTTGGCCCCGATGTAGAACGACCCGATCCCCGCCTCCTCCTGGGCTGCGGTGACGCCCTCGTGCGTCATGTGCACGCTCTTGCGGTCCCGCTCCACCAGGTAGTACTGGCGGTGGCCGATGGCCTGGGCCTCCTCCTCATTGAGCCACGAGGGGTCCTGCCCGAATTTCTTGATCCCCTCCTCGAATCGCCACTCCTGGACGCCCTGCTTGAGGGCCCGCGCCTTAAGCGAATCGCGGTCCTGCACCCGCGCCTGCGTCTCGCGGATCGCTGTCTTCTGCTTCTGAACCAGCGCCCGCGCCACCCGGTCGGCCAGGCGATAGCGGTTCACGTCGTCGCGGGCCGGACCCGAGATGATCAGCGGCGTCCGCGCCTCGTCGATCAGGATGTTGTCCACCTCGTCTACGATGGCGTAGTGCAGCGGGCCCTGAACCTGGTCATCCCGGCGGACCTTCATGTTGTCGCGCAGGTAGTCGAAGCCCAGCTCGCTGTTGGTCCCGTAGGTAATGTCGCAGGCGTACTGGGCCTTGCGCTCCGGGCCCACCGTCGACATCTCCGACTGAATCGCTCCGGAACTGACGCCCAGCGCCTCGTAGATCGGCGCCATCCAGTCGCGGTCGCGCTTGACCAGGTAGTCGTTGGTCGAGATCACGTGAACCTTCAGGCCCAGCACCACGTTGATGTAGCACGGCAGCGTGGCCACCAGGGTCTTGCCCTCGCCGGTGGCCATCTCGGCGATCTTGCCCTCGTGCAGCACGTGGCCGCCGATCATCTGCACGTCGAAATGCCGGTGGCCGGGCAGGTGGCGCTTGCATGCCTCGCGCACCGCGGCAAAGGCATCCGGCAGGATGTCCACCGCACAGACGTTCAAGCCATCGATGATCCGCCGCTTGAGTGTCTTGCGGCGGTCCTCCGGGACCTCCTGCATTTCGGCCAGAAGTTCCTCGAGGCTGGGCCGGCCGAAGAACTCGCGCTTCCGCGCGTCGGCCCGCGCGCGCAGCTCCGCCGTCTTGCCCGCCAGTTCCTCATCCGACAGCCGCGCGTACTCGGCCTCCAAACTGTTGATCCGCGAAACCAATTCGGTGCGCCGCTTGACGTACCGCTGGCTGCTCGTCCCGAATATCCGCTGCAGTATCCTGCTGAGAGGGTCCGCCATCGTGACCTGCCGTTTCGTCTCCTGAAGTCTACTTCACCCGTTCGATGTACTCGCCGGTCCGCGTGTCCACCCGGATCATCTCGCCCGCCTCGACGAACGGCGGCACCTTCACCCGCACGCCGGTCTCCAGCGTGGCGTCCTTGCTCTGGTTCGTCGCCGTCGCGCCCTTGATCGCGGGCGGCGTGTCGGTGACCTGCAGGTCCACCGTGTTGGGAAGCTCGATGCCGATGATCTTGCCTTCGTAGATCGTCACCTGGACCTCGGTGTTCGGCTTGAGGTACATCGTCCCGTCGCCCATGATCTCATCGCCCATCGTGATCTGGTCGTACGTCTGGAGGTCCATCAGCACGTGGCCTGTCCCGTCCGAATACAGATACTCCATCGGCTTCTTCTCGATGAACGCGGTCTCGAGTTCCTCATCCACCCGGAACCGGTCCTCAACCAGTTGGCCGCTCTTGAGGTTCCGC
This genomic window from Phycisphaerae bacterium contains:
- the efp gene encoding elongation factor P, giving the protein MARASEIRRGHAVIYKGNLNVIVSIQHVAKGNWRSYYQMKLRNLKSGQLVEDRFRVDEELETAFIEKKPMEYLYSDGTGHVLMDLQTYDQITMGDEIMGDGTMYLKPNTEVQVTIYEGKIIGIELPNTVDLQVTDTPPAIKGATATNQSKDATLETGVRVKVPPFVEAGEMIRVDTRTGEYIERVK